A region of Candidatus Dependentiae bacterium DNA encodes the following proteins:
- a CDS encoding glycosyltransferase family 61 protein codes for MKFVRNILFVSFICFVSTFLQASRIYQRSLSDFVKEFPQSSYVQCTSNYSFNHAPFPLYQDHVNYFPSQGEHVDMFILEVPQGTALFDKTGYVYVNDSFVKETQMGGLNFFNNQDFIDQEAPSNILKVSGRVAIVSRLYPYCYGLWFFEILSQLALLEVYGVEYDYLCIPYYEKFMQESLDLWGIDRSKIIPMVTTGCIHADVIIMPTSVSGCKVPPSWLVNHYVDFLMKHIHNKILAGVEALKLDTERSEKIFISRKDAGGKRAIPNEDEVFALFEPLGFKRYELARLSVAEKISLFNNAKTIVSFLGSGSTNIMFCKPGTHYIEITQKMVEATFFYVGEIFGLKYSAIDDSPGLEVHHGPWTAPVPLSLEKVKEFLVQNPEL; via the coding sequence ATGAAGTTTGTGCGTAATATTTTATTTGTGAGCTTTATTTGTTTTGTAAGCACATTTTTACAAGCATCACGGATTTATCAAAGGTCATTGTCAGATTTTGTAAAAGAGTTTCCGCAGTCAAGTTATGTGCAATGCACAAGTAACTATTCTTTTAATCATGCTCCGTTTCCACTGTATCAGGATCATGTTAACTATTTTCCGTCGCAAGGTGAGCATGTTGATATGTTTATTCTAGAGGTTCCTCAAGGGACAGCTCTTTTTGATAAAACAGGATATGTTTATGTAAACGATTCTTTTGTTAAAGAAACTCAAATGGGTGGATTAAATTTTTTTAACAACCAAGATTTTATTGATCAAGAAGCGCCATCAAATATTTTGAAAGTTTCAGGTCGTGTTGCAATTGTTTCTCGTTTGTACCCTTATTGCTATGGACTTTGGTTTTTTGAGATACTTAGCCAGCTAGCATTGCTTGAAGTTTATGGCGTTGAGTATGACTACTTGTGCATTCCTTACTATGAAAAATTTATGCAAGAATCATTAGATCTTTGGGGAATAGATAGATCAAAAATTATACCGATGGTAACGACTGGGTGCATACATGCAGATGTTATTATTATGCCAACGTCCGTATCTGGATGTAAGGTACCACCTTCTTGGCTCGTAAATCACTATGTAGATTTTTTAATGAAACATATTCACAATAAAATTTTAGCTGGGGTTGAAGCTTTAAAGCTTGATACTGAGCGTTCAGAAAAAATATTTATTTCAAGAAAAGATGCTGGTGGAAAAAGAGCAATCCCAAATGAAGATGAAGTGTTTGCTTTATTTGAGCCACTTGGATTTAAAAGATACGAATTAGCTAGGCTGTCTGTTGCAGAAAAAATTTCATTATTTAATAACGCAAAAACAATAGTTTCGTTTTTGGGATCAGGTAGTACAAATATTATGTTTTGTAAGCCAGGAACTCATTACATAGAAATTACACAAAAAATGGTTGAGGCTACATTCTTTTATGTTGGTGAAATTTTTGGATTAAAGTATAGCGCTATCGATGATTCTCCTGGTCTTGAAGTTCATCATGGACCATGGACAGCGCCAGTTCCGTTATCTTTGGAAAAAGTTAAAGAGTTTTTAGTACAGAATCCTGAGCTGTAA
- a CDS encoding glycosyltransferase family 61 protein — MKRIVNTWILSLICFVSTFLQASRIYQRSLSEFVKEFPQSSYLQCTNNYSFNHAPFPLYPEDSKFFPSQGEHADIFLLEASKASVLFDVSGYVYINDSFIKETQIKNLSSFHKSNFVDRKNPSRITKIPGRVAIVSHLYPYCYGHWIFDVLGQLALLEINNIEYDYLCIPYYTKFMQQSLDIWGIDRSKIVPIVYGATIQADSVIMATAISQDKPGVRVSCNYYHDFLLMYVRNKMIDGVNSLSEKSYNFPEKIFISRKGAKGKRSVLNEDEVFELFKPYGFVRYELEHLSVSQQILLFNNAKTVISFVGSGAANILFCKAGTNYVEITQKMVDATFFFVSDTCKLKYSFINDSTFVDNGGGIWASPEPFPLHKIEKFLVEHPDL; from the coding sequence GTGAAAAGAATTGTTAACACATGGATACTAAGTCTTATTTGCTTCGTAAGCACATTTTTACAAGCATCACGGATTTATCAAAGGTCTTTGTCAGAGTTTGTAAAAGAGTTTCCGCAGTCAAGTTATCTGCAATGTACAAATAACTATTCTTTTAATCATGCTCCTTTTCCACTGTATCCAGAGGATTCTAAATTTTTTCCATCACAAGGTGAGCATGCTGACATTTTTCTTTTAGAGGCCTCAAAGGCTTCTGTGTTGTTTGATGTTTCAGGATATGTTTACATCAACGATTCTTTTATTAAAGAAACTCAAATTAAAAATTTAAGCTCTTTTCATAAAAGTAATTTTGTTGATAGAAAAAACCCTTCAAGAATTACAAAAATTCCAGGTCGAGTTGCCATTGTTTCTCATTTATATCCATATTGCTATGGCCATTGGATATTTGATGTGCTTGGTCAGCTGGCACTTCTTGAGATTAATAATATAGAATATGATTATTTGTGTATTCCTTATTATACAAAATTTATGCAGCAATCATTAGATATTTGGGGTATTGATCGATCAAAAATTGTACCAATTGTTTATGGTGCTACTATACAAGCTGACTCTGTAATAATGGCAACAGCAATATCTCAAGATAAGCCAGGAGTTCGCGTCTCTTGCAATTATTATCATGATTTTTTATTGATGTATGTTCGAAATAAAATGATTGATGGTGTAAATTCTTTATCAGAAAAGTCTTATAATTTTCCAGAAAAGATATTTATTTCTCGTAAGGGAGCTAAGGGAAAAAGATCTGTGTTAAATGAAGATGAAGTATTTGAACTATTTAAGCCATATGGCTTTGTTAGATATGAGCTTGAGCATTTGTCGGTATCTCAGCAGATTTTACTATTTAATAATGCAAAAACAGTAATTTCATTTGTTGGATCTGGAGCTGCAAATATTTTATTTTGCAAGGCTGGAACTAACTATGTAGAGATTACTCAAAAAATGGTTGATGCTACATTTTTCTTTGTCTCTGACACATGTAAATTAAAATATAGCTTTATTAATGATTCTACTTTTGTAGATAATGGTGGTGGTATCTGGGCGTCTCCAGAGCCATTCCCTTTGCACAAAATTGAAAAATTTTTAGTTGAGCACCCTGATTTATAA
- a CDS encoding glycosyltransferase family 61 protein: MKKITLLLSVFSSVISLKAQDISFASLHDVMLSRKDISYIKHHDPLKFCYEKLSVSTSTNEAQPIEGILSETFVVTIPKGIVCSDFGMIKIDNHIVKDFFNQLVPFGAQVNDFLAKKTDLNKVTKISGRVAVITTSLHKVFSHWFNDVLPRLIILQESGIEYDWLFAPKYAPYMKETYELYGIPLEKIIECTGEDQCIQADELIVPSMAIRRDVCATDPVYDWYPATAYWPYWMTDNIRSKFLPEVKNIETNYNFSKKVFISRKDGFTRSIVNEDEIFVLFEEKGFKRYCLSKMSLLEQAVLFNGADVIVGAHGSALANIIFCKPNTMIIEIFQKLYDAHFCNLAQDMKCNYFGLKTEFTSRGHVADSTIVPVDIIKNFISLHVNEISY, translated from the coding sequence GTGAAAAAAATAACTTTGTTATTGTCAGTATTCTCATCTGTTATTTCATTAAAAGCCCAAGACATTTCTTTTGCATCACTTCATGACGTGATGCTATCTAGAAAAGATATTTCGTATATTAAACACCATGATCCATTAAAGTTTTGTTATGAAAAATTGTCCGTTTCTACGTCTACAAATGAGGCTCAACCGATAGAAGGAATTTTATCTGAGACTTTTGTAGTGACAATTCCAAAGGGAATAGTTTGCTCTGATTTTGGGATGATCAAAATCGATAATCACATAGTCAAAGATTTTTTTAACCAACTGGTTCCATTTGGTGCGCAGGTCAATGATTTTTTAGCTAAAAAAACAGATTTGAATAAAGTGACAAAAATATCAGGCAGGGTTGCTGTAATTACAACGTCGCTACATAAAGTCTTTTCTCATTGGTTTAATGACGTGCTACCAAGATTAATAATATTGCAAGAATCAGGGATTGAATATGATTGGCTGTTTGCTCCAAAGTATGCACCATATATGAAAGAAACATATGAGTTATATGGCATTCCATTGGAAAAAATTATAGAGTGCACAGGGGAAGATCAATGCATTCAGGCAGATGAATTGATCGTTCCATCTATGGCAATACGAAGAGATGTTTGTGCAACTGATCCAGTTTATGATTGGTATCCAGCAACTGCATATTGGCCATATTGGATGACAGATAATATTAGGTCTAAGTTTTTACCAGAGGTGAAAAATATTGAAACAAACTATAATTTTTCAAAAAAAGTTTTTATTTCTAGAAAAGATGGATTTACTAGGTCAATAGTAAATGAAGATGAGATTTTTGTACTGTTTGAAGAAAAGGGATTTAAGCGTTACTGCCTTAGTAAAATGTCACTCCTTGAACAGGCTGTTTTATTTAATGGAGCAGACGTAATTGTTGGCGCTCATGGATCAGCACTTGCAAATATTATATTTTGCAAACCAAATACCATGATTATCGAAATTTTTCAAAAATTATACGATGCTCATTTTTGCAATCTTGCACAAGATATGAAATGTAATTATTTTGGTTTAAAAACTGAATTTACAAGTCGTGGCCACGTGGCCGATAGCACTATCGTTCCAGTAGATATTATTAAAAACTTTATATCCCTACATGTAAATGAAATATCATATTAA
- a CDS encoding AAA family ATPase has translation MSDKKQENQYEILDTFCQNITKLAQQGKLDPVIGRHEEIRRVIQILSRRTKSNPVLIGDPGVGKTAIVEGIAQRIINNDVPESLKNSVIYALDMGSLMAGTKFQGEFEERIKGILKAIEESQGGVILFIDELHMLVGAGSSGGGMDASNLLKPALARGKLHCIGATTIKEYKKYIEKDAALERRFQKVLIDEPSIEDAISILRGLKDKYELHHGIKIKDAALVQAVQLSAKNIPDRFLPDKAIDLVDEAASMVKMAIESKPEKIDQMERKIRQLEIEKVALEKEKDNKASQDRLKDLSQELSDLKKEHKLLLDQWKSEREPLEKINTIKEQIEIATYEFMQAERVGNFARASELKYGKIVQLEKELQSQYQKIQNNGSHMLKEEVNEEDIAKVLSRLTGIPVEKLQASESKKLLEMEDTLKQRVIGQDGALKKIAHAIQVHRAGLTDPHKPIGSFLFLGPTGVGKTEIAKSLADYLFNDEHKLIRIDMSEYMEKHSVSRLIGSPPGYVGHEEGGQLTEAVRRSPYSIILFDEIEKAHPEVFNIFLQILDDGRLTDGQGRTINFKNCVIIMTSNIGSDLILQSKTVDEKVQKEIEKQLHKIFRPEFLNRIDDIVFFNMLDQKVISNIAKSHLQAFKQRLLDRGIQASFSEKALEFVAEHGFEQEFGARPLKRAIHQYIVVPASQYVLEHPSVKEMNFDLHGDKIIIN, from the coding sequence ATGAGTGATAAAAAACAAGAAAACCAATATGAAATCTTAGATACATTTTGCCAAAACATTACCAAGTTAGCACAGCAAGGCAAGCTTGATCCGGTTATCGGGCGCCATGAAGAAATAAGAAGAGTTATTCAAATTCTTTCACGCAGAACAAAAAGCAATCCTGTGCTCATCGGCGACCCAGGCGTTGGAAAAACTGCAATAGTTGAAGGAATTGCGCAAAGAATAATTAATAACGATGTGCCAGAAAGTTTAAAAAATAGCGTAATTTATGCTCTAGATATGGGATCTTTAATGGCTGGAACAAAGTTCCAAGGAGAATTCGAAGAACGCATCAAAGGAATTTTAAAAGCCATAGAAGAATCACAAGGCGGAGTGATTTTATTTATCGATGAGCTTCACATGCTTGTTGGCGCTGGATCATCTGGCGGCGGAATGGATGCTTCAAATTTACTAAAGCCTGCTCTTGCTCGCGGAAAGCTTCATTGCATTGGCGCAACAACAATTAAAGAATATAAAAAATATATTGAAAAAGATGCTGCGCTTGAACGTCGCTTCCAAAAAGTTTTAATTGATGAACCTTCAATTGAAGATGCTATTTCTATTTTGCGTGGACTAAAAGACAAATATGAACTGCACCATGGTATTAAAATCAAGGATGCTGCGCTCGTTCAGGCTGTGCAACTTTCTGCAAAAAACATACCTGATAGATTTTTACCAGATAAAGCAATTGATTTAGTTGATGAAGCTGCTTCAATGGTAAAAATGGCAATTGAATCTAAACCAGAAAAAATTGACCAAATGGAGCGAAAAATCAGGCAGCTTGAAATTGAAAAAGTTGCCCTCGAAAAAGAAAAAGATAATAAAGCATCACAAGATCGATTAAAAGATTTAAGCCAAGAACTATCAGATCTTAAAAAAGAACATAAATTACTTTTAGATCAATGGAAGTCTGAAAGAGAGCCCCTAGAAAAAATCAATACCATAAAAGAGCAAATCGAGATTGCAACTTATGAATTTATGCAGGCTGAGCGCGTTGGAAACTTTGCTCGAGCATCAGAATTAAAATATGGAAAAATTGTACAGCTAGAAAAAGAACTCCAAAGCCAATATCAAAAAATACAAAATAACGGCTCACACATGCTCAAAGAAGAAGTAAACGAAGAAGATATTGCAAAAGTTTTATCACGCCTGACTGGAATTCCTGTTGAAAAATTACAGGCAAGTGAGTCAAAAAAACTTCTTGAAATGGAAGACACTTTAAAGCAGCGAGTAATTGGTCAAGATGGAGCTCTAAAAAAGATTGCTCACGCAATTCAGGTACATCGCGCAGGACTTACCGACCCACACAAACCGATTGGATCGTTTTTATTTCTCGGGCCAACAGGCGTTGGAAAAACAGAAATAGCAAAAAGCTTAGCTGACTATTTATTTAACGATGAGCACAAACTTATCCGCATAGATATGTCTGAGTATATGGAAAAACATTCTGTCTCTCGACTCATCGGGTCACCTCCTGGATATGTTGGACATGAGGAAGGTGGGCAGCTTACAGAAGCAGTGAGACGAAGCCCTTACAGCATTATACTTTTTGATGAAATTGAAAAAGCGCATCCAGAAGTTTTTAATATTTTTTTACAAATCCTTGATGATGGCAGACTGACAGATGGCCAAGGCAGAACCATTAATTTTAAAAACTGCGTTATTATCATGACATCAAATATTGGATCTGATTTAATTTTACAATCAAAAACTGTTGATGAAAAAGTACAAAAGGAAATAGAAAAACAACTGCATAAAATATTTAGACCCGAATTTTTAAATAGAATTGATGACATTGTTTTCTTTAACATGCTTGATCAAAAAGTTATTAGCAATATTGCAAAATCTCACCTTCAAGCATTTAAGCAACGCTTGTTAGATCGTGGAATTCAAGCATCATTTTCTGAAAAAGCCCTTGAGTTTGTAGCCGAGCATGGATTTGAGCAAGAGTTTGGAGCTCGACCACTAAAACGAGCTATTCACCAATACATCGTTGTACCCGCTTCACAATATGTACTCGAACATCCAAGCGTCAAAGAAATGAATTTTGACCTACACGGTGATAAAATAATTATCAATTAA
- the aspS gene encoding aspartate--tRNA ligase encodes MEKRTTYCGFIEQQHVGQEVTLFGWVHRRRDHGGLIFIDLRDREGIMQVIFNSDFDKAAHEAAHGLRSEYVISVTGKVVARDSNLVNKDLKTGAYELQVASLYIFNKAVALPFMMEEADHVEEELRLQYRYLDLRREKMFQNLRLRSDVSFFIREFFRKEGFLDVETPILTKNTPEGAREYLVPSRVHERSVYALPQSPQMYKQLLMASGVDRYVQIARCFRDEDLRADRQPEFTQIDVEMSFVQEEDVMQTIERLLGHVFKQSMNLDIPKNFQRITYDKAFADYGSDKPDLRYDLKIQDCSSLFEKTELKFLQTVLQAGGKVGGILVSQKQFTRSELDGWVTKAMHLGAKGLLWIRFNDQGEAESPVSKFLPENFLQLVKTIMPQAKAGDTIYLIAGKYLEAWTLLGRLRCALAAELNLINHAEFRFCWVTDFPLFEYDQDAKRWNSVHHPFTSPQPGWETQDFGDIKARAYDVVLNGYELGGGSIRISNIDFQKKMFTILGLDEAKMQEKFGCLLEALQLGCPPHGGLALGLDRIMMLLTNSKSIRDVIAFPKTQKGLDAMMQAPGQVEEKDLEIYGLKFLPKKQEAKS; translated from the coding sequence ATGGAAAAAAGAACTACTTATTGTGGTTTTATAGAGCAACAGCATGTTGGTCAAGAAGTTACACTTTTTGGCTGGGTTCATAGACGTCGTGATCATGGCGGATTAATTTTTATTGATTTGCGTGATCGTGAAGGAATTATGCAAGTTATTTTTAATTCTGATTTTGACAAAGCAGCTCATGAGGCAGCACACGGCCTGCGTAGCGAATATGTTATTTCAGTCACTGGAAAAGTTGTTGCGCGCGATAGCAATTTAGTAAATAAAGATTTAAAAACGGGCGCTTACGAGCTTCAAGTTGCGTCTTTATATATTTTTAACAAAGCAGTTGCTCTTCCGTTTATGATGGAAGAGGCTGATCATGTCGAAGAAGAATTAAGATTGCAGTATCGATATCTTGATCTTCGTCGTGAAAAAATGTTTCAAAACTTGCGCTTGCGAAGTGATGTTTCTTTTTTTATCAGAGAGTTTTTTAGAAAAGAAGGCTTTTTGGACGTTGAGACACCTATTTTGACAAAAAATACCCCTGAAGGTGCTCGGGAATATTTAGTTCCATCTCGCGTTCATGAACGTAGCGTTTACGCACTTCCGCAATCACCTCAAATGTATAAACAGCTTTTAATGGCATCGGGCGTTGATAGATATGTGCAGATTGCTCGCTGCTTTAGAGATGAAGATTTGCGCGCAGATCGCCAGCCTGAATTTACACAAATTGACGTAGAGATGTCATTTGTCCAAGAAGAAGATGTTATGCAAACAATCGAAAGATTGCTAGGTCATGTTTTTAAACAAAGCATGAATCTGGATATCCCAAAAAATTTTCAAAGAATTACCTATGATAAAGCTTTTGCAGACTATGGTTCTGATAAACCTGATTTGCGTTACGATTTAAAAATTCAAGATTGCAGCTCATTGTTTGAAAAAACTGAATTAAAGTTTTTACAAACAGTTTTGCAAGCTGGTGGCAAAGTTGGTGGAATTTTAGTTTCACAAAAACAGTTCACGCGCTCTGAGCTTGATGGATGGGTTACAAAAGCTATGCACCTTGGAGCAAAGGGCCTTTTGTGGATTCGATTTAATGATCAAGGCGAAGCTGAATCACCTGTGTCAAAGTTTTTACCAGAAAACTTTTTGCAACTTGTTAAAACAATTATGCCTCAAGCAAAAGCGGGCGATACGATTTATTTGATTGCTGGAAAATATTTAGAAGCATGGACTCTTTTGGGTCGTTTGCGTTGCGCACTCGCTGCTGAACTTAATTTGATAAATCATGCAGAATTTCGTTTTTGTTGGGTAACTGATTTTCCATTGTTTGAGTATGATCAGGATGCAAAGCGTTGGAATTCAGTGCATCATCCATTCACAAGCCCTCAGCCGGGCTGGGAGACACAAGACTTTGGCGACATCAAAGCTCGTGCATATGACGTAGTTTTGAATGGCTATGAGCTTGGTGGTGGTTCGATTCGAATTAGCAATATTGATTTTCAAAAGAAAATGTTTACAATCTTGGGCCTTGATGAGGCAAAGATGCAAGAAAAATTCGGTTGCTTGCTTGAAGCGTTGCAGCTTGGTTGCCCTCCACATGGAGGCCTGGCGCTTGGATTGGATCGCATCATGATGCTTCTTACTAATTCAAAATCTATACGAGATGTTATTGCATTTCCTAAAACCCAAAAAGGCCTTGATGCTATGATGCAAGCGCCTGGACAGGTTGAAGAAAAAGATTTAGAGATTTATGGCCTGAAGTTTTTGCCAAAAAAACAAGAAGCTAAGTCTTAA